A genome region from Arthrobacter agilis includes the following:
- a CDS encoding Gfo/Idh/MocA family protein — MNPQNRIIVPPCAEAGAPSPVVATGRPLKWGVIATGGIAAKVTQDIALLEDAVLHAVSSRSADSAAAFAERFGFATSYGNEGATAGYQRLVDDPEVDVVYITTPHGQHYEVAKAALTGGKHVLCEKPFTINAAEAEELAAIAADRDLFLMEAVWTRFLPSVNRAWEIIHSGELGDIRWVQADLGFTAPDDPSSRLWDPKAGGGALMDLTVYPLTWALGSLGFPDSVSAVGTLNDDGVDLQAAVTLAYGSGAYAQLSSSFIASCPGQATVCGSKGWLKTGGGPLHNPKELMIDAGHGEARVEKFEQVGAGYTYELREVTRCIQEGLTESPTMPVGDTVKTMRLLDGVRETIGLRYENDAA; from the coding sequence ATGAACCCACAGAACCGCATCATCGTTCCCCCCTGCGCGGAAGCAGGAGCACCCAGTCCCGTCGTCGCCACCGGCCGCCCCCTGAAGTGGGGTGTCATCGCCACGGGCGGTATCGCGGCCAAGGTCACCCAGGACATCGCCCTGCTCGAGGACGCGGTGCTGCACGCCGTGAGCTCGCGCAGCGCGGACAGCGCCGCTGCCTTCGCCGAGCGGTTCGGGTTCGCCACGAGCTACGGGAACGAGGGTGCGACGGCCGGCTATCAGCGTCTCGTGGACGACCCCGAGGTCGACGTCGTCTACATCACCACCCCGCACGGCCAGCACTACGAGGTCGCCAAGGCGGCCCTCACCGGCGGGAAGCACGTCCTGTGCGAGAAGCCGTTCACCATCAACGCAGCGGAGGCCGAGGAGCTGGCCGCGATCGCCGCCGACCGCGATCTGTTCCTCATGGAGGCCGTGTGGACGCGTTTCCTCCCCAGCGTCAATCGCGCGTGGGAGATCATCCACTCCGGGGAGCTGGGCGACATCCGGTGGGTCCAGGCCGATCTCGGCTTCACCGCCCCCGACGATCCGAGCAGCCGCCTGTGGGACCCGAAGGCAGGCGGCGGCGCACTGATGGACCTCACGGTCTATCCGCTCACCTGGGCCCTGGGGTCGCTCGGTTTCCCCGACTCGGTCTCGGCCGTCGGAACACTGAACGACGACGGCGTGGACCTGCAGGCCGCCGTGACCCTCGCCTACGGGAGCGGGGCGTATGCCCAGTTGTCGTCGTCGTTCATCGCCTCGTGCCCGGGACAGGCGACGGTCTGTGGATCGAAGGGCTGGCTGAAGACCGGTGGCGGGCCTCTCCACAACCCGAAGGAACTCATGATCGACGCCGGTCACGGCGAGGCCCGGGTGGAGAAGTTCGAGCAGGTCGGTGCGGGATACACCTACGAACTCCGCGAAGTCACGCGCTGCATCCAGGAGGGACTCACCGAGAGCCCGACCATGCCGGTGGGCGACACCGTGAAGACCATGCGCCTGCTCGACGGCGTGCGCGAGACGATCGGCCTGCGGTACGAGAACGACGCCGCCTGA